The DNA window TTCACTGTGCCGACAGGGCAAGCTCACTGGGAAGTTCTGTTGCGAGCGCGGGCGATTGAAAACCAGGTATTCATTCTTGCTCCAGCTCAAACTGGGCAGCACTCCGAGCGCCGCAGCAGTTTTGGACATAGTTTAATTGCAGACCCATGGGGTGATGTCATCGCTGCGGCTGGGCAAGAAGAGACGATTGTTTGGGCGACGCTCGATCTGGAACAGATTCCAAAGGTGCGCCAGCGGATGCCCTGTTTGGAACATCGTCGGTTTGATGTAAGCGGCCCGCATGTTCACGTAAGCAGCCCGCAGGGTGTGTGAGCGTGAGTGAGAATGCTTAGAGTCTGATAACCTCCTGAAAAAACAACGAAAGCAGCTTGCGAACAACCCTGCCCGGGAGCACACACCTAGAACTCTGTCTCGGTTCGCGCCGGTGGTCGTCCCACAAAAATCCCAATGATCATCATCAACGAGATCCTCATCAGCGACGAGATAAAACAACAACCCTTCGCCTGCGACCTGGCCGCTTGCAAAGGTGCCTGCTGCATCGAAGGCGACATAGGCGCGCCACTGGAAGAAGCTGAAGCTGAGTTCCTCCAGTCACACATTAAGCTGCTCGAGCCTTATCTACGCCGCGCCGGCGTCGAAACCATCCAGCGTCATGGAGCATATACACAGGACGCGCAAGGAGTCTTACGAACGCCGTTGATCGAAAGCGGGGCATGTGCTTACGCGGTACTCGAAAATGGCGTCGCCTTCTGCGCGATCGAAAAAGCCTATGAGGCAGGAATTATCCAATTTCGCAAACCACTCTCGTGCCACCTTTATCCGATCAAACTCAAAAAACTGTCCACGACTGAGGCATTGAATTTCGACCGTTGGCATATCTGTGAGCC is part of the Blastocatellia bacterium genome and encodes:
- a CDS encoding carbon-nitrogen hydrolase family protein — translated: FTVPTGQAHWEVLLRARAIENQVFILAPAQTGQHSERRSSFGHSLIADPWGDVIAAAGQEETIVWATLDLEQIPKVRQRMPCLEHRRFDVSGPHVHVSSPQGV
- a CDS encoding DUF3109 family protein translates to MIIINEILISDEIKQQPFACDLAACKGACCIEGDIGAPLEEAEAEFLQSHIKLLEPYLRRAGVETIQRHGAYTQDAQGVLRTPLIESGACAYAVLENGVAFCAIEKAYEAGIIQFRKPLSCHLYPIKLKKLSTTEALNFDRWHICEPACHLGRQRGIPVYEFVKDGLIRKYGEAFYRALAEASNPSM